AGGCCCATGTGATGGCCCATTTGATTGATGCCCCCCAGCCTAAATTTCCCTTTTTATGCTTGACCGTATCGGGTGGGCATACTCAGATCGTAGAAGTTCGGGCGCCTTTAAGCATGAACATTTTAGGCGAAAGCATAGATGATGCGGCCGGAGAAGCCTTTGATAAAATTGGGAAAATACTGGGCTTGGGGTATCCTGCAGGGCCCAAAATTGACCAATTGGCCAAGGAGGGCCGGGCCATTTATCAGTTTACGGAGCCTCGGGTAGAGGGCCTAAACTTTAGCTTTAGTGGACTAAAGACCAATGTTTTGCAGTTCATTCAGAAAAAGCTCAGAGAAAACCCTCAGTTTTTGGAAGAAGAGCGAATCAACCTAGTGGCTTCGGTTCAAGAGCGGATTGTGAGCATCTTGATGAATAAATTGAAGAAAGCGGTCAAGCAGACCGGCATCAAAGAAGTGGCAATAGCCGGGGGCGTCTCGGCCAATTCTGCCTTGCGGCAGGCCCTAGCCGAGGCGGGGCAAAAAATGGGCTGGGCCACTTATATTCCCGACTTTCAGTACTGCACCGATAATGCGGGCATGATTGGGATCACTGCCTATTATCAGTATTTGGCGGGCGATTTTGTACAGCAGGATACCGTTCCTTTGGCTCGTTGGAGCTACTAAAAACAAAAGGCTGTTGGAGTATATCCAACAGCCTTTTCCTATTTAAAATAGTGTCTATAGATTCGGAAAAGCTCCCAGGGGGCTTTCAGAAAGGTCGTCGCTTTAATTTTAGAGCCGCCCACCTCTTTCCATTTTCTCAGGGGTTGTTCGTAGGCCAGCTCATCGATGGGGAGCTTAGGGCCTTTAGTAATCAGGCGGGCAAAGAGTTCTACATCAAAGAACCAAGCAGAGATGAACAGGTCCTCAAAGAGAGTTTCCACGGCTTGGCGGCGGAACAGCTTAGCGCCACATTGGCTATCATAGATCGAGATACCGAGAAGAATTGACACCACCGTAGCGAAAATGCGTCCGAGATAATGGCGCATAGGTTTTCGTTCAATTTGGCTGCCCAATCGGCGCACCCTAGAGCCGGCGGCGATCCATCGGTTGGGGTTTCTTTCTAGGCCTTGGGCCAGGCATTCAATTTCGGATAAAGGCGTGGCTAAGTCGGCATCAAAAAAGCCAATATATTGGGCCTCTGAGAGCAGCAGCGCTTCGAGCATGCCTTGTCGGACCGCCTCAGCTTTGCCGCCATTTTTGGGCAGATCGAGGGCCAGGGCTCCTTCTTCTTCTTGGGCAAAAGTAGAGAGTATACTCCAAGTATCATCTTGGCTTCCATCATTGACAAAAAGGAACTGCAGATTAGGCCAGCGGGCCAGAGCAGCTCGAAACTCATCCAAGGCCAGGCGTTCGGCCTCGTTGTAACAGGGAACTACAATGAGGCAGCTTTGGGAGAGCATATTACATAATTTGAGAGGCCGGGTAGTTTAAGGCCCATACTTTTAAAAAACTGGCCAAAGCGGTAATCGGCTAGCAAGACATTCTTAATCAGTTGGGTTTTAAAATTGCCTGCAGACCATTCGACTAGGCCGGTAGTATCTTCCAATTCGCCTTTTTGGGCTTGTTTATTCTCCTTCCAGACCTGCAATTGGCGGGGCAAGAGCAGAGAGCTAAAAAAGTAGCCAATATCATGTACCTCTAGGCCTACTTTTTCTACTGTTTCGCGCAAACTTTGGTTATCGTACCTGCGGTAATGCAGTAAATATCGGTCGTGCGAGCAAAAGAGCGATTGGAAAGCGGGGACCGTAATAAAGAAATAGGTTTTCTCATTGATAGCGGGAAAACTTTGGAGCCACTGCAGAAAGCCTAGGTCATCCTCAATATGTTCGATCACATCCATCAGGTAAATGAGGTCCACCTGTTGTACGCCTTGAATATCGTCTACGGCCTTAAAGATTTCCACATTGGGTTGCGACATTTCTGCCCGATAATGGGCCAGCAATTCGGGCGTAAAGGCAATATCAATTGCTTTTAGTTGTGATTGGGGCAGCTCTCCGGCCAGACGTTCTACAAAGTAGGTATCGCCGCAGCCCACATCCCAAATTTGTTTAGGCATTTGGCCCTTAAAGGTCTTCTTGAGCAAAGAGCGCATCACTTCATAACGGGCCAACTCCCAGGGGTGGCGCTGTTCACTCTTCTTTGATTTCGATTCGATTAAATCCACGAAATAACAGTTTGATAGATAAATAATGACGAAGCAAATAAGCTATCCTTAAAGACTTAACTAATAGGGATTTAAAAAAGCCTTAAGACTTGCATAAAATGGGGAGCAGAGCGCTATTTGCTAATTCTAAATCTAAGATAAGAAACTTTATATAACTCTTGGTTCTTTTTGCGGCTTTAAGCAAAGCTATACCTTTTTGTTTTAAGTTACAGTTGAAACTTACAATTATTTGTTTTATTTTTAGGGGCTGCCCCTCCCTACGGTCGGGTCGGGCTGTGTCGCAGCTCGCAGGTCTGCTCGGCCCTGCAGGCAGGCTTTGCCTGCCTTTGGTCTGGCCCTTTGGGCCACTGCTATCCATCCCTCAGCCGATAAAAGTGGGGATTCCCCCACTGAAAATAAGGGCTTCGCTTCGCGATCTGCTAGCGATCTGGATCCTTTATCCTTTTGGGGAGTGGCTTGGGGGAGGGAGTGGCTAGTTCAGCGGCTTTTAAGCCGCCAAATGGCCGAAGGCCAAAGGCCTAGCGATGCGACAGGGTGGCGCACAGCGCCAGACCGAGCCAGCTTCGCTGGCGAAGGGCCGAGCAGACCTGCGAGCCCTAAAGCGTAGCGCCCGCAGCTTGCTGCGGGAGGCCCCAAAACATCTTGGAGGAGGAAAGGCAAAAAAGCCTGCAAAACTCGGGGAAGAATTTTAATTTTGTGGAAATTAAGCGAAAATGGCAAAACAAGTAAAATATGATGAGCAGGCGATCCGCTCTTTGGATTGGAAAGAGCACATACGGATGCGGCCTGGGATGTACATTGGAAAATTGGGGAATGGAAACAGCCCTGACGATGGTATATATGTATTGGTCAAGGAGGTTTTAGACAACTCTTTGGATGAGTTCATGATGGGGGCTGGAAAGAAGATTGAGGTCAAGGTCATGGGCGATGGTCGGGTTTCTATTCGGGATTACGGTCGGGGGATTCCCTTGGGTAAAGTGGTAGATTGTGTATCGAAGATCAATACGGGGGGAAAATATGACTCTCGGGTATTTCAGAAATCTGTGGGCTTGAATGGTGTGGGGACCAAGGCGGTCAATGCCTTATCTTCTTACTTTAAGGTGCAGGCTTTTCGGGAAGGCAGGACCAAAATTGCGGAATTTGCGACTGGAGAGCTGACCAAAGAATGGGAAGAGGCCACAGAGGAGCCCAATGGTACTTATGTAGAATTTGTGCCTGATGGGAATATCTTCAAGCAATATAAATTCAATTTGGAATACATTGAGGACCGAATCTGGGATTATGTATATCTCAATCGGGGCTTGAGTATTTACTTGAATGGGCAGCGTTACTACTCTAAAAACGGTCTATTTGATCTTTTGAGTAATCGGGTAGATGTGGAGAAACTGCGTTATCCGATAGTGCATTTGATGGGCGAAGACATAGAGATTGCTTTTTCTCATGGGAACAACTATGGGGAGCAATACGTCAGTTTTGTGAATGGGCAGAACACCACGCAGGGCGGGACGCATTTGAATGCTTTTCGGAGCGCCTTGGTCAAGACCATTCGAGACTTTTATGGCAAAAGCTATGATGCCACGGACATACGGACGGCCATTGTGGCGGCGGTATCGGTTCGGGTGATGGAGCCAGTATTTGAGTCGCAGACCAAAACCAAATTGGGATCTACGCATGTGGCGCCAGATGGGCCATCTATGAACAGCTTTGTTGCGGATTTTTTGCGGCATAAGCTAGACAACTACCTGCATAAGAACCCGGAGGTAGCTAAATCCTTACAAAAGCGCATCATTCAATCGGAGCGGGAGCGCAAAGAGATTGCTGGCATTCGGAAGTTAGCGAACAGCAAGGCCAAAAAGGCCAGTTTGCACAACAAAAAGCTGCGGGATTGTCGGGCGCATTATAACAGCAAGCACAAGCGGGCGCAAGACAGCATGATCTTCATTACTGAGGGAGACTCGGCTAGTGGGTCCATTACCAAATCTAGGGATGTGCAGACCCAGGCGGTATTCTCTTTGCGCGGAAAGCCATTGAACTGTTATCGTTTGACCAAGAAAGTGGTCTATCAGAATGATGAATTCAACTTACTGCAGCATGCCTTAAACATAGAGGACGGTTTGGATGAATTGCGTTACAACAAGGTCATCATTGCCACCGATGCCGATGTGGATGGGATGCACATTCGTTTATTGTTATTGACCTTTTTCTTGCAATTTTTCCCGGAATTGGTTTCTAATGGGCATTTATACATCTTGGAGACGCCTTTATTTCGGGTGCGCAACAAGAAAAAGACCTTCTATTGTTATTCGGAAGAAGAAAAGCAGGCGGCCATGAAAAAACTGGGCAGAGATGTGGAGGTCACTCGATTTAAGGGATTGGGAGAAATCTCGCCGGATGAATTCAAGCAATTCATTGGGGATGACATTCGCTTAGAGCCGGTGCGTTTATCTGCTTCTACGGATTTGGAGCAGCTGCTTAGTTATTATATGGGGAAAAACACCCCTCAGCGTCAGCGTTTTATTATAGACAACCTTCGGTTGGAGCTAGATGCCTTGGCCGAAAATTAAAAAAGAAGAAAAAAAGCGGGCTAGAGTTTTGGAAAAAAGCGGGTCCTGCTTTACATTTGTATCCGCTCAGAGAAAAGAGCGGATATATATCGGGGCGTAGCTCAGTTGGTTTAGAGCACTACCTTGACAGGGTAGGGGTCACTGGTTCGAATCCAGTCGTCTCGACGGTGGAAGAAAAAAAGCAGATGCGAGAGCATCTGCTTTTTTTTTGGGGGGGGGATTATTTAGCTCGTTTATATCTATAAATAAAACGTCTATCCTGTACATAGTTTTCATGTCCCCCTGGCACCATCTTCACAAAGACAAGTTCGTCTCTAATCCACTCCCAGCTAAATATTTCAAATTCATGACTTAATGTGTCGTCAAAACTAATCCCATTATGGGGCCGATAAGGATGATGTGTGCCAAAGCCATTCTCCATGTAAAAGGAGTTATAACCTTTAAAGCCTTTGAGCCCATACTTTTTGCCTCTCTTTTTCTGCAGAAAAAGCGTATCACTCATCTTATTATTTCCAATAGGGACATAAGCGCCTAGGAGTAAGCTATCGACTAGAAAAGACGTAATATTAGATGAAAAATCAGGCCACTGCTCTTCATGCAGCTCTTTTATCCCTTCTATAAGTCTGGACTCCTTTTCTTTAAGCCGTCTAAAAGAATAATCGATACCTTCATTCGATCTACCTTCTATCTGCTTCTCATGTATAAATATTTTATCCTGAGTGGAGTCGTATTGCAATACATAAGCTCTTTCTAGAATAGCTAGGCTATCATAATTATGAATGAGAGGGATTTTTTTATGGTACGAACCACCTAAACTTCCTATATGAATCAGGCTATCATTTTCTACTTTTAGAATTATGGCCTGCTTAAACATTCTCATTCTTCTGTATTTATCAATAGACTTTGTTTCCAAAACCCCATCAAAATAGTTACTCAAAAGCCAGTAGCCATCCATTTTTTTACTCCAGCTTGCTGTTTTAGGAGGAGCAGCTGCGGGAGCTAGAGTGACTTCCCGCTTTTTACTTTCTTTTTTATCTACTGAGCAACTGAATAACAAAACTAGTAGACAGCAGGCTGTAATTATCAGTACCTTTTTTTCCATGAGTCTTATTTTTTTCATTTAACAGCCCCTCCCCTACCAACAGAACTTACACCTTCTTCGCCCTAGGGCTCTGGCTTTGGCTTCTGAGATGCGGCTGATGCCGTGGGTACAGCGATTGAGGCCTCGGCAATATCCTTTATGGTAGGTATAGGCATTTTTGCTATTGCAGATGAGGTAATTGCCGCTATTGCTTTCTTTTTGGCTAAGCCAGTAGCTGAGGTTATGGCTTTGTCCATTTTGCTTAAGGTATAACTTTTTGGCGATTAGGGGGCGGCTAAAGGGCTGGCCTTTTTTATTTTGGCCAATAAGGTAAAAAGTAAATCCACAGCTAGCATCAAATTGATAGTTGATTTCATCTAGTGACACCTCTACATATCCAGCTTCTTCGAGCCAGAAAACCTGTTCATGTTCTGAGAGTAGGCCTAAGAGCTGTTCTGCTTGGGTTTGGCTGAAGCAATCTTGGGCCCAAAGGGGGCTTGAGCTGCCAATAAACAGGAGCAGTAGAGTAAGTATTAGTTTCACTTTCTTAACTTTATCCATTAAAAAATTAGAATTATGAACAAACTTACGCAATCTGAAGCAGTAGCCCTAGCGCTGGGTAGTCTCTATCAATTTAAGGACAAGGTTGAGGAAATCATGCCTTTGGTACAGGTCAACAACTATCGAGAAAATTACGAGCAGTTGATTCTCAATTTAGCCTTTCAGTTTGAGTGGCAGGGAACTGGCTACTACTATAGCTGTACTGAAATTGTTTATGATGAAGCCAAAGGAAAATGGGTTTGTTTTTTTGATGGCAGTGGGCCCAACGACTCCTATTACGACTTTGTAGATGGAAAGGCCAAGATCTTTTGGATGGACTAGGCGGCAGCGGGGGCTTTATTGCTTTATCTTCGCGAAGCGATACCGCTATTTAGGCTGGCCGAAAGGCCAGCCGCTTCGGCTGAGGGATGGATAGCAGTGGCCGCAGGCCAGACCTAGTTTTTGAGCGTAGCGAAAAAACGCAGGGCCGAGCGAACAGCGAGCTGCGACACAGCCCGACCCGCCCGCAGGGCGGGGCAGCCCCAAAAAAGAAGCAGAAAAACAGAGAATTGTTGCTAAGTTCTTAGCTTTGTTGCAGACAGCAAAAAAGCAATGAGATGAGACAATTTTCTAGAGAACAAAAACAGCAGGCTTTGGCGGAGCGGGAAGCGGGTCTTAGTTTGAATGAGATTTGCCAGAAGTATCGGATTAGCCGCAAGACCTTTTTGAAATGGAAGGAAGAGGAGCGGCTGGCCAATTTGGAGCGGGTGCCGAAAGCGGAATATGATGCTTTATGGCTGCAGCACCAGGTTCTTCGTCAGCAATATCGGGAATTAAAAGAGAATATAGCTATTGCGACGGCCCAACTAGAGGCCCGTAGAGAGCTATTGGCCCGTTTGCTGCCCAAGGGAGAAGAGCAGTAATCATTTTGGCCAATTTAAAACAGAAAAAGCCCGATCAGCGTACTGATCGGGCTTTATATTTTGGCTAAACAGCCGTTTCTTCTAAAAGAAGA
This genomic interval from Saprospira grandis contains the following:
- the tsaD gene encoding tRNA (adenosine(37)-N6)-threonylcarbamoyltransferase complex transferase subunit TsaD, yielding MSLPYILAIESSCDDTAAAVMQGPKVLSNCRASQSVHEAYGGVVPELASRAHQAHIVPVVQAALKEAGIVQEQLSAVAFTRGPGLMGALLVGVSFAKGLALALDIPLIAVNHVQAHVMAHLIDAPQPKFPFLCLTVSGGHTQIVEVRAPLSMNILGESIDDAAGEAFDKIGKILGLGYPAGPKIDQLAKEGRAIYQFTEPRVEGLNFSFSGLKTNVLQFIQKKLRENPQFLEEERINLVASVQERIVSILMNKLKKAVKQTGIKEVAIAGGVSANSALRQALAEAGQKMGWATYIPDFQYCTDNAGMIGITAYYQYLAGDFVQQDTVPLARWSY
- a CDS encoding dolichyl-phosphate beta-glucosyltransferase, producing the protein MLSQSCLIVVPCYNEAERLALDEFRAALARWPNLQFLFVNDGSQDDTWSILSTFAQEEEGALALDLPKNGGKAEAVRQGMLEALLLSEAQYIGFFDADLATPLSEIECLAQGLERNPNRWIAAGSRVRRLGSQIERKPMRHYLGRIFATVVSILLGISIYDSQCGAKLFRRQAVETLFEDLFISAWFFDVELFARLITKGPKLPIDELAYEQPLRKWKEVGGSKIKATTFLKAPWELFRIYRHYFK
- a CDS encoding class I SAM-dependent methyltransferase: MDLIESKSKKSEQRHPWELARYEVMRSLLKKTFKGQMPKQIWDVGCGDTYFVERLAGELPQSQLKAIDIAFTPELLAHYRAEMSQPNVEIFKAVDDIQGVQQVDLIYLMDVIEHIEDDLGFLQWLQSFPAINEKTYFFITVPAFQSLFCSHDRYLLHYRRYDNQSLRETVEKVGLEVHDIGYFFSSLLLPRQLQVWKENKQAQKGELEDTTGLVEWSAGNFKTQLIKNVLLADYRFGQFFKSMGLKLPGLSNYVICSPKAASL
- a CDS encoding DNA topoisomerase IV subunit B — protein: MAKQVKYDEQAIRSLDWKEHIRMRPGMYIGKLGNGNSPDDGIYVLVKEVLDNSLDEFMMGAGKKIEVKVMGDGRVSIRDYGRGIPLGKVVDCVSKINTGGKYDSRVFQKSVGLNGVGTKAVNALSSYFKVQAFREGRTKIAEFATGELTKEWEEATEEPNGTYVEFVPDGNIFKQYKFNLEYIEDRIWDYVYLNRGLSIYLNGQRYYSKNGLFDLLSNRVDVEKLRYPIVHLMGEDIEIAFSHGNNYGEQYVSFVNGQNTTQGGTHLNAFRSALVKTIRDFYGKSYDATDIRTAIVAAVSVRVMEPVFESQTKTKLGSTHVAPDGPSMNSFVADFLRHKLDNYLHKNPEVAKSLQKRIIQSERERKEIAGIRKLANSKAKKASLHNKKLRDCRAHYNSKHKRAQDSMIFITEGDSASGSITKSRDVQTQAVFSLRGKPLNCYRLTKKVVYQNDEFNLLQHALNIEDGLDELRYNKVIIATDADVDGMHIRLLLLTFFLQFFPELVSNGHLYILETPLFRVRNKKKTFYCYSEEEKQAAMKKLGRDVEVTRFKGLGEISPDEFKQFIGDDIRLEPVRLSASTDLEQLLSYYMGKNTPQRQRFIIDNLRLELDALAEN
- a CDS encoding transposase; this encodes MRQFSREQKQQALAEREAGLSLNEICQKYRISRKTFLKWKEEERLANLERVPKAEYDALWLQHQVLRQQYRELKENIAIATAQLEARRELLARLLPKGEEQ